The following are encoded in a window of Paenibacillaceae bacterium GAS479 genomic DNA:
- a CDS encoding transcriptional regulator, DeoR family, producing MLAADRHRHIIEQLEQRGSVKVSELSEQFKVTEKTVREDLEKLEEKGLLRRIHGGALMESAGEDSLLPIQIPNEKRQKEKAAIADKAIAMIEPDDIIALDAGSTTLEVAKRLPNIPITVLTNDLLIIHELTLKDQIRLIVAGGYRRKNLLIGTESSEWIRKLNVHKLFLSTTGIHLEYGLTIFTEELAALKRLYMECAKTVICLADHSKFDRGALITFAELSSVDCIITDASIDESVALKYENAGVRLMGV from the coding sequence ATGCTTGCGGCAGATCGTCATCGGCATATAATCGAGCAGTTGGAACAGCGGGGCAGCGTTAAAGTCTCGGAGCTTAGTGAGCAGTTCAAGGTAACAGAAAAGACGGTCCGAGAGGATCTGGAGAAGCTGGAAGAAAAGGGACTGCTTCGCCGCATTCATGGCGGGGCGCTGATGGAATCGGCGGGGGAAGACAGTCTTCTGCCGATTCAAATTCCGAATGAAAAGCGCCAAAAGGAGAAAGCGGCGATTGCCGATAAGGCGATTGCCATGATTGAACCCGACGATATCATCGCGCTTGATGCGGGAAGCACAACGCTGGAAGTAGCCAAAAGGCTACCCAATATACCGATTACAGTGCTGACGAACGATCTGCTCATTATCCACGAGCTTACACTTAAAGATCAGATTCGGCTTATCGTGGCTGGCGGCTACCGCCGAAAAAATCTGCTTATCGGTACGGAATCGAGCGAATGGATCCGCAAGTTGAACGTTCATAAGCTGTTTCTTTCAACAACCGGAATCCATTTGGAATACGGCCTGACGATTTTCACAGAAGAGCTGGCCGCTTTGAAAAGATTATATATGGAATGCGCAAAAACCGTAATTTGCCTCGCCGATCATAGCAAGTTCGATAGAGGAGCGCTGATTACATTTGCCGAATTAAGCTCCGTTGATTGTATCATTACAGATGCATCGATAGATGAGTCCGTCGCACTTAAATACGAGAATGCAGGCGTCCGTTTGATGGGAGTGTAA
- a CDS encoding 2-deoxy-D-gluconate 3-dehydrogenase: MHYFDLTGKVAVVTGAGRGLGAAIAVGLAEAGANLVLVTNDTPADGTAGKVRELGRKAITVQADISNRSKLPGIIDKTVEEFGRIDVLVNNAGIIRRTPAAEHSYKDWEDVLNVNLNSVFVLSQEAGKWMIAQGSGKIINIASLLSFQGGINVPGYTASKHAIAGLTKQLGNEWAAKGVQVNAIAPGYMVTDNTEALREDPLRSAQILERIPAGRWGTGQDLAGAAIFLASSASDYMSGHVLCVDGGWMSR; the protein is encoded by the coding sequence ATGCATTATTTTGATCTGACGGGCAAGGTTGCTGTTGTAACGGGTGCCGGCCGCGGACTTGGCGCAGCCATCGCGGTTGGGTTGGCGGAAGCAGGCGCGAATCTCGTGCTGGTCACAAACGATACGCCTGCCGACGGAACCGCCGGCAAAGTACGGGAGCTTGGCCGCAAGGCTATTACGGTCCAGGCTGATATTTCAAACCGCAGCAAGCTGCCTGGTATTATCGACAAGACGGTCGAGGAATTCGGCCGTATCGATGTTCTCGTTAATAATGCAGGAATTATTCGCCGTACGCCTGCCGCCGAACACAGCTATAAGGATTGGGAGGACGTGCTGAACGTCAACCTGAATTCCGTCTTCGTTCTTAGCCAGGAAGCGGGCAAGTGGATGATTGCGCAGGGCTCGGGGAAAATCATTAACATTGCGTCATTGCTGTCGTTCCAGGGTGGCATTAACGTTCCGGGCTACACGGCAAGCAAACATGCCATTGCCGGTCTGACGAAGCAGCTTGGCAATGAATGGGCGGCAAAAGGCGTACAGGTGAACGCCATTGCGCCGGGTTATATGGTTACGGACAATACGGAAGCGCTTCGTGAAGATCCGTTGCGTAGCGCTCAAATTTTGGAGCGAATTCCTGCGGGACGCTGGGGAACCGGGCAAGACTTGGCTGGCGCTGCTATTTTCCTCGCATCATCTGCATCCGATTATATGAGCGGGCATGTGCTTTGTGTGGATGGCGGCTGGATGAGCCGTTAA
- a CDS encoding 4-deoxy-L-threo-5-hexulose uronate isomerase: protein MEVRQATNPADVKHYTTERLRREFLVEGLFEANKINMVYSHYDRLVVGGVLPVDETLRLEDPETLKTDYFLERREVGFLHIGGGIAVIAVDGKAYELSKLDVLYVGKGRQDVTIASKDKNDPAKIYLVSATAHAEHPTRKMTTEEANPTHLGSLETSNERVLNKYIHADGIQSCQLMLGVTALSPGSVWNTMPAHVHDRRMEAYLYFDLNDDARIFHMMGEPAETRHLIAENEQAILSPPWSIHSGVGTSNYSFCWAMAGENYTFSDQEFIPMKGLR, encoded by the coding sequence ATGGAAGTCCGCCAGGCGACGAACCCCGCAGATGTAAAACATTACACAACAGAACGTTTACGCCGGGAATTTCTTGTTGAAGGGTTGTTTGAAGCGAATAAAATCAATATGGTGTATTCCCATTATGATCGTCTTGTCGTGGGAGGCGTATTGCCGGTTGATGAAACGCTGAGGCTGGAAGATCCGGAAACATTGAAGACGGATTATTTTCTGGAGCGCCGAGAGGTAGGCTTCCTGCATATAGGCGGCGGCATTGCGGTTATTGCCGTTGATGGCAAAGCTTATGAGCTGTCGAAGCTGGATGTTCTTTATGTAGGCAAAGGCAGGCAGGACGTGACAATCGCCAGCAAGGACAAAAACGATCCCGCGAAAATTTACCTCGTTTCCGCAACTGCGCATGCTGAGCATCCAACGCGCAAAATGACGACGGAAGAAGCAAATCCTACGCATCTCGGCTCACTGGAAACGTCCAATGAGCGTGTACTGAACAAATATATTCATGCGGACGGCATTCAAAGCTGCCAGCTGATGCTTGGCGTAACCGCATTAAGTCCGGGAAGTGTCTGGAATACGATGCCGGCTCATGTGCATGACCGTCGCATGGAAGCGTATCTGTACTTTGATTTGAACGATGACGCCCGCATATTCCATATGATGGGCGAGCCCGCTGAAACGAGGCATCTGATTGCTGAGAACGAGCAAGCGATTCTTTCTCCACCCTGGTCGATTCACTCTGGAGTGGGGACGAGCAATTATTCGTTCTGCTGGGCAATGGCTGGCGAGAACTATACATTTTCAGACCAAGAGTTTATTCCGATGAAAGGGTTGAGGTAG
- a CDS encoding ABC-type multidrug transport system, ATPase component: MLSLNHVSKQYGSFTALEDISLDFSGGVYAMLAPNGAGKTTLIKMLATLIFPTKGEIMWNGDNIVALDASYRDIIGYLPQDFGYYRNHTPQEFLLYMSAVKCMDRGRAKHKTDELLDLVGLSDVRNKKMRKFSGGMIQRIGIAQAMLNDPKILILDEPTAGLDPKERVRFRNLISSLSKDRIVILSTHIVSDIETIASRVIMLKNHKLFANDSPASICGMLKGKIYETDDMTSIKSPYLALTEHQENGKTVKRFASEYDCKDIARGVSPNLEDVFLYSYRDDAV; this comes from the coding sequence ATGCTATCGCTTAATCATGTATCCAAGCAATACGGCAGCTTCACCGCTCTGGAGGATATTAGCCTCGACTTTTCAGGCGGTGTGTACGCCATGCTTGCCCCTAACGGCGCCGGCAAGACTACGCTAATCAAAATGCTCGCTACGCTCATCTTTCCTACGAAGGGAGAAATTATGTGGAATGGCGATAATATCGTCGCGCTCGACGCTTCTTACCGGGACATTATCGGCTATTTGCCACAGGACTTTGGCTATTACAGGAACCATACACCACAAGAGTTTTTGCTGTATATGTCGGCGGTCAAGTGCATGGACCGTGGCAGGGCAAAACACAAGACCGATGAACTGCTTGACCTGGTAGGTTTGTCGGATGTACGGAATAAAAAAATGCGCAAGTTTTCAGGCGGCATGATTCAACGCATTGGTATTGCACAAGCCATGCTGAACGACCCGAAAATCCTCATTCTCGATGAGCCTACGGCGGGGCTCGATCCGAAAGAGCGCGTCCGCTTTCGCAACCTGATCTCTTCGTTGTCCAAAGATCGGATAGTCATCCTTTCAACGCATATCGTATCGGACATTGAAACGATCGCGAGCAGGGTAATCATGTTAAAAAATCACAAGTTGTTTGCCAACGATTCACCAGCGTCAATCTGCGGCATGCTGAAGGGAAAAATTTATGAAACGGACGACATGACTAGCATAAAGTCGCCTTATCTGGCCCTCACCGAGCATCAGGAAAACGGCAAAACCGTGAAGCGCTTTGCGAGCGAGTACGATTGCAAAGATATAGCACGAGGCGTCAGTCCCAATCTGGAGGATGTATTTCTATATAGTTATCGGGATGACGCGGTATAA